One stretch of Pseudomonas fluorescens Q2-87 DNA includes these proteins:
- a CDS encoding tetratricopeptide repeat-containing response regulator gives MLAYHQKSFLIVDDFSDFRSSIRSMLRELGVKDVDTADTGEVALRMCSQKRYDFILQDYHLGDGRKNGQQVLEDLMVEKLISHESVFLMVTAETSQAMVLSALEHEPDAYLTKPFNRSGLAQRLERLEQRKTLLKPILQALDRGKPMEVLNACIALCKQDPRYGPLCLRYRADALRDLNQNEALERLYNSIIADRPLPWAYAGLGKLMFKRGQVGQAKAVYEKALKVFPMMPALYDGMADVLVAEGDTKQAQSVLEEAVRLSPLAVRRQSLLGKLAMTNEDYDTASKAYRQAVGQGAQSRFKDPESNLGLAHALISKGSAKGLDTRTRLEINTTLSAVAKENLNDPGLQIRARLMKATSLLLNDAETAEKLTEQAMQRLDGMEQFMSAEAALLVAKQLQMLGQASAGESMLKNCAEIYGDDPTVMQGIAKLTDDPNILNQGNAAAELNREGVRVYKTGDLPQARELFRRALKMQPKNISIALNMAQSLLHGTDTRVESELLTECRACLKLVGMMPDTDARFARYQKLRSKAFGDE, from the coding sequence ATGCTGGCGTACCACCAAAAAAGTTTTCTGATCGTCGATGATTTCTCGGATTTCCGCAGCTCGATCCGCTCCATGCTGCGTGAGCTGGGCGTCAAGGACGTGGACACCGCCGACACCGGTGAGGTGGCGCTGCGCATGTGCTCGCAGAAACGCTATGACTTCATCTTGCAGGATTATCACCTGGGCGATGGGCGTAAGAATGGCCAGCAAGTGCTTGAAGACCTGATGGTCGAGAAGCTGATCAGCCATGAAAGTGTCTTCCTCATGGTCACCGCCGAGACCAGCCAGGCGATGGTGCTCAGTGCCTTGGAGCATGAACCCGATGCGTACCTGACCAAGCCGTTCAACCGCTCTGGCCTTGCCCAGCGGCTGGAGCGGCTGGAGCAGCGCAAAACCCTGCTCAAGCCGATCCTGCAAGCCCTCGATCGTGGCAAGCCGATGGAAGTGCTGAACGCCTGCATCGCCCTGTGCAAGCAGGACCCGCGCTACGGGCCGTTGTGCCTGCGTTATCGGGCCGATGCGTTGCGCGACCTGAATCAGAACGAAGCCCTTGAGCGACTGTACAACTCGATCATCGCGGATCGCCCGTTGCCGTGGGCCTATGCGGGGCTGGGAAAGTTGATGTTCAAACGTGGCCAGGTGGGGCAAGCCAAGGCCGTTTATGAGAAGGCATTAAAAGTATTCCCAATGATGCCAGCGTTGTATGACGGCATGGCCGATGTGCTGGTGGCCGAAGGCGACACGAAACAGGCGCAGAGCGTGCTGGAAGAGGCGGTGCGCCTGTCGCCGCTGGCGGTGCGCCGACAGTCGCTGCTGGGCAAGCTGGCAATGACCAACGAAGACTACGACACCGCGTCCAAGGCTTATCGCCAGGCGGTCGGGCAGGGCGCACAATCGCGCTTCAAGGACCCGGAAAGCAACCTGGGCCTGGCCCATGCGCTGATCAGCAAGGGCAGTGCGAAAGGCCTGGATACCCGCACCCGGTTGGAAATCAACACTACCCTCAGTGCGGTGGCGAAAGAAAATCTCAACGATCCGGGGTTGCAGATCCGGGCGCGGCTGATGAAAGCCACGAGTTTGCTGCTCAATGACGCCGAAACCGCCGAAAAGCTCACCGAACAGGCCATGCAGCGCCTCGACGGCATGGAGCAGTTCATGAGCGCTGAAGCCGCGTTGCTGGTGGCCAAGCAGTTGCAGATGCTCGGCCAGGCCAGTGCCGGCGAGTCCATGCTCAAGAACTGCGCAGAAATCTACGGCGACGATCCGACCGTGATGCAAGGCATCGCCAAGCTCACCGATGACCCGAATATTCTCAACCAGGGCAATGCCGCCGCCGAGCTGAACCGCGAAGGCGTGCGTGTCTACAAGACCGGCGACTTGCCGCAGGCGCGAGAACTGTTCCGCCGGGCCCTGAAGATGCAACCGAAGAACATCAGTATTGCCCTGAATATGGCGCAGTCTCTGTTACACGGTACCGATACCCGTGTGGAATCGGAGCTGCTGACGGAGTGCCGCGCCTGTCTGAAACTGGTGGGCATGATGCCCGACACCGATGCGCGTTTTGCGCGTTATCAGAAACTGCGAAGCAAGGCATTTGGCGATGAATGA
- a CDS encoding sensor histidine kinase, whose product MNDSEQALDFSTVIASTVHDMKNSLTLLMQTHGQWLERLPAPERQSSEQGVIEFEFAHLNSLLVQLLGLYKLGVNQLPLHPAYHELDDFIEAQLAGHQDVFRSRGIMATYEVDPLSPLGFFDRELIASVLDNSINNAIRHARQALLISVSDEAGQLVLTINDDGEGYPAEMIERQAEYVQGINHSSGSTGLGLYFAARIAGLHQRGGVCGRTEIANGGVLGGGVFRLYLP is encoded by the coding sequence ATGAATGACAGCGAACAGGCCCTCGATTTTTCCACGGTGATCGCGTCTACCGTGCACGACATGAAGAACTCCCTGACCTTGCTCATGCAGACCCATGGGCAGTGGCTGGAGCGTTTGCCGGCGCCTGAGCGCCAGTCCTCGGAGCAGGGCGTCATCGAGTTCGAGTTCGCCCATCTCAATAGCTTGCTGGTGCAACTGCTGGGGCTGTACAAGCTCGGTGTCAACCAGTTGCCGCTGCATCCGGCCTACCATGAGCTGGACGACTTTATCGAGGCGCAGCTGGCCGGGCATCAGGACGTGTTTCGCAGCCGTGGAATCATGGCCACTTACGAAGTCGATCCGCTTAGCCCACTGGGCTTTTTCGACCGCGAGCTGATCGCCTCGGTGCTCGACAACAGCATCAACAACGCCATTCGCCACGCGCGCCAGGCCTTGTTGATCAGTGTGAGCGATGAGGCCGGGCAGTTGGTGCTGACCATCAACGACGATGGCGAAGGCTACCCGGCCGAGATGATCGAGCGTCAGGCCGAATATGTGCAGGGCATCAACCATAGCAGCGGTAGCACCGGACTTGGCTTGTACTTCGCTGCGCGGATCGCCGGGCTGCATCAGCGCGGCGGTGTGTGCGGGCGGACGGAAATTGCCAATGGCGGTGTGTTGGGTGGAGGCGTGTTCCGGCTTTACCTGCCCTGA